In Archangium violaceum, the following are encoded in one genomic region:
- the sitI6 gene encoding SitI6 family double-CXXCG motif immunity protein: protein MHYFIVEKDKSSDYTGIINGSHKWGLPGVISCPACKATWGDNSRTYPSADLTSVAALADFEEARAEPIEEYERLRDLVRPLLPPEAQLDPGTALGPIVGSAQGRFGPLVSPDPWWLLVQREALEKLQAEGLRGLKGCRTQLRFRQRNAPELLELELLSAGRLHTDCLPPNRQPPCPRCGRFGLTLPKTRLLDAATVPPHVDVFRLEDFSTVIVCTENFVNACQRLGLDGVAFHPLPVSR from the coding sequence ATGCACTACTTCATTGTCGAGAAAGACAAGTCCTCGGATTACACGGGTATCATCAATGGCTCGCACAAATGGGGACTCCCGGGAGTCATCTCCTGTCCTGCATGCAAGGCCACCTGGGGTGACAATTCCAGAACGTACCCCTCCGCGGACTTGACCTCCGTGGCTGCCCTGGCCGACTTCGAAGAGGCACGAGCCGAACCCATCGAAGAATACGAACGACTCCGTGATTTGGTGCGGCCCCTGCTTCCCCCGGAGGCCCAACTGGATCCGGGTACAGCCCTCGGCCCGATCGTTGGAAGCGCCCAGGGCCGCTTCGGGCCACTCGTGTCGCCCGATCCCTGGTGGCTGCTGGTGCAGCGCGAGGCGCTCGAGAAGCTCCAGGCCGAGGGCTTGCGAGGGCTCAAGGGCTGCCGCACCCAGCTGCGCTTCCGCCAGAGGAACGCACCCGAGCTGCTCGAGCTGGAGCTCCTCTCAGCGGGCCGCCTGCACACGGACTGCCTGCCCCCAAACCGCCAACCGCCCTGCCCCCGCTGCGGCCGATTCGGCCTCACCCTACCCAAGACCCGGCTGCTGGATGCCGCCACGGTTCCCCCCCACGTGGACGTGTTCCGCCTGGAGGACTTCTCCACCGTCATCGTCTGCACGGAGAACTTCGTCAACGCCTGTCAGCGCCTGGGACTGGACGGCGTTGCCTTCCACCCGCTGCCTGTCTCCCGGTAG